A single region of the Anaerostipes rhamnosivorans genome encodes:
- a CDS encoding PTS galactitol transporter subunit IIC, which translates to MGLLQAFFQGLIDLGASVFLPIIVTLIGIVLGMKPVKALSAGLTLGVALVGMNHVMALMTDSVGAAAQAFVNNTGVQLKALDMGWAPALSLCWTWQYAFLMFPVQIVINIILLVVGFTTCLNVDMWNVGNKVCTAFLVAYVSGSTVLGFACAVIQIVFELKNADCTRYRLQKLSGIPGISMPHPMFLAGIYYYPLTHLLDKIVPDTLNIDAKKVRDKIGIFGENHIMGFIVGCFIGIFGGYGYQKVLQLGVQAGCALTLFPMVAKLFTTALTPVSSAATEFMKKRFHGKNITIGMDWPVMAGRSEHWLLMILAIPVIFIYAIFLPGNIVLPFGGLMDICLIVPLFYLTMGNMLKMAIGTLIGIPIHLYVASYFAPHFTKLAQVTGGAAVPKGQMLAWFGMDISELRWVFSAASEKNIIAIVFLVITIPLAIYYFKSIKKEDLQYAKELGIDVEA; encoded by the coding sequence ATGGGTTTATTACAAGCTTTTTTTCAGGGCTTAATTGATTTAGGTGCAAGTGTATTTCTGCCTATTATTGTAACATTGATTGGAATTGTTTTAGGAATGAAGCCGGTAAAAGCGCTTTCAGCAGGTTTAACTTTAGGTGTCGCATTAGTCGGAATGAACCATGTCATGGCGTTAATGACAGATTCTGTAGGTGCCGCCGCCCAGGCATTTGTAAATAATACAGGTGTTCAATTAAAGGCACTGGATATGGGATGGGCACCAGCACTCAGCCTTTGCTGGACATGGCAATATGCATTCTTAATGTTCCCGGTACAGATCGTGATCAATATTATTTTGCTGGTTGTAGGATTTACAACTTGCCTGAATGTAGATATGTGGAATGTCGGCAATAAGGTATGTACAGCGTTTTTGGTAGCTTATGTATCTGGAAGTACGGTACTCGGTTTTGCATGTGCAGTGATTCAGATTGTCTTTGAATTGAAAAACGCGGATTGCACAAGATATCGTCTTCAAAAATTATCAGGTATTCCCGGAATTTCAATGCCGCATCCAATGTTTTTAGCAGGAATTTATTATTATCCATTGACTCATTTGTTGGATAAAATTGTTCCAGATACATTAAACATTGACGCAAAAAAAGTAAGAGATAAGATTGGAATTTTTGGAGAAAACCATATCATGGGATTCATTGTCGGCTGCTTTATTGGAATCTTTGGCGGATATGGATATCAGAAAGTATTACAATTAGGGGTCCAGGCAGGATGCGCTCTGACATTATTCCCAATGGTCGCAAAGCTATTTACAACAGCGCTTACACCTGTTAGCAGCGCAGCAACAGAATTTATGAAGAAAAGATTTCACGGAAAGAACATTACAATTGGAATGGACTGGCCGGTAATGGCAGGCCGTTCGGAGCATTGGTTATTAATGATCTTAGCAATTCCGGTGATCTTTATCTATGCCATCTTCTTACCTGGAAATATTGTATTACCGTTTGGCGGATTAATGGATATTTGTCTTATTGTTCCATTATTTTATCTGACAATGGGGAATATGTTGAAAATGGCGATCGGAACCTTAATTGGAATTCCAATTCATTTATATGTGGCATCCTATTTTGCGCCTCATTTCACAAAATTGGCACAGGTAACGGGAGGCGCCGCGGTTCCAAAAGGTCAGATGTTAGCATGGTTTGGAATGGATATTTCAGAATTAAGATGGGTATTTTCAGCGGCATCAGAGAAAAATATCATCGCAATTGTATTTTTAGTAATTACAATCCCGTTAGCAATTTACTATTTTAAATCAATAAAAAAAGAAGATTTACAGTACGCAAAAGAATTGGGAATTGATGTAGAAGCATAA
- a CDS encoding dihydroxyacetone kinase subunit DhaK, which produces MKKIINDPLSVVDESVEGLLYAYGDFYEKVPEVNGIILKEKKKKVSIISGGGSGHEPMLSGLVGEGMLTGAAMGSVFASPDPNTISKTIISADQGEGVLCLVWNYAGDTMNFMVAQDLAMAAGTAVEQVIINDDVASAPRNDKDGRRGVAGMLFVAKIAGAAADLGYSLQEVKEIAQRANDNLRSIGVALTPCSIPGNPPNFNIGDNEFEYGMGIHGEAGVKREKMKTADNIVEEMLADIINDFGSLENKEVLVLVNGMAATTSLELNIMNRKLNHILKEKNVQVYDNVIGSFCTSLEMAGASISIMMLDEELKKLYNQPAYTPCYYHRGK; this is translated from the coding sequence ATGAAAAAAATTATAAATGATCCACTATCAGTTGTTGATGAAAGTGTAGAAGGGCTTCTATATGCATATGGCGATTTTTATGAAAAGGTCCCTGAAGTAAACGGGATCATATTAAAAGAGAAAAAGAAAAAAGTCAGCATCATTTCAGGCGGAGGAAGTGGTCACGAGCCTATGCTATCCGGACTTGTTGGAGAGGGTATGTTAACTGGGGCAGCGATGGGAAGCGTATTTGCTTCCCCGGACCCTAATACAATTTCAAAAACCATAATTTCTGCAGACCAAGGAGAAGGTGTGCTCTGCCTTGTATGGAATTATGCAGGAGATACGATGAATTTTATGGTTGCTCAAGATTTAGCAATGGCAGCTGGAACTGCAGTTGAACAGGTCATCATAAATGATGATGTTGCATCTGCACCTAGAAATGACAAAGATGGCCGACGGGGAGTTGCCGGAATGTTGTTTGTTGCAAAAATAGCTGGGGCAGCAGCAGATTTAGGGTATTCATTACAAGAGGTAAAGGAAATCGCCCAAAGGGCAAATGATAACCTTCGGTCTATCGGAGTTGCGCTGACACCATGCTCTATTCCAGGGAACCCGCCTAATTTTAATATTGGAGACAATGAGTTTGAATATGGGATGGGAATCCATGGAGAGGCTGGAGTGAAACGAGAAAAAATGAAAACTGCAGATAACATTGTGGAAGAAATGTTGGCAGATATCATAAATGATTTTGGCTCTCTTGAAAATAAAGAAGTCCTGGTACTTGTCAATGGAATGGCGGCAACGACTAGTTTAGAATTAAATATCATGAACCGAAAACTCAATCATATTTTAAAGGAGAAAAACGTTCAGGTGTATGACAATGTAATAGGTTCATTTTGTACATCGTTAGAAATGGCGGGTGCTTCTATCTCAATCATGATGTTAGATGAAGAGTTGAAAAAGCTATATAATCAGCCTGCATATACGCCATGCTATTATCACAGGGGGAAATAA
- the dhaL gene encoding dihydroxyacetone kinase subunit DhaL, which translates to MKELTVEQTKEMMFSVADKMIESKAMLCEIDGNIGDGDHGLGIERGFTSVKQFLQDKNPETIYDIFTGAGMAMMNSMGGASGVIFSAIFMGIAQQPKEDTLSLDAFIGMCESGLKKIKVVGKAKKGDKTMIDALEPAVEAMKKAPKDCGFPELLHIAYESALQGVEDSKGYIAKFGRAKFLGERALGHEDAGAVSVSIIFKSMSEYAATV; encoded by the coding sequence ATGAAGGAATTGACTGTAGAACAAACAAAAGAGATGATGTTTTCTGTTGCGGATAAAATGATAGAAAGCAAAGCAATGTTGTGTGAGATTGACGGAAATATTGGAGATGGAGATCATGGACTTGGCATCGAAAGAGGCTTTACGTCTGTGAAACAATTTCTGCAAGATAAAAATCCTGAAACTATATACGACATTTTCACAGGAGCAGGGATGGCAATGATGAATTCCATGGGTGGAGCATCAGGGGTTATTTTTTCAGCAATTTTTATGGGGATCGCACAGCAGCCGAAAGAAGATACCTTAAGCCTAGATGCATTTATTGGTATGTGTGAAAGTGGACTGAAAAAAATCAAAGTTGTCGGGAAAGCAAAGAAAGGCGACAAAACTATGATTGATGCTTTAGAGCCAGCGGTGGAGGCCATGAAAAAAGCACCGAAGGATTGCGGATTCCCGGAATTATTACACATTGCTTATGAGTCGGCGCTGCAAGGTGTTGAAGATTCCAAAGGGTATATCGCGAAATTCGGAAGAGCAAAATTCTTAGGAGAGAGAGCGCTTGGACATGAGGATGCAGGGGCTGTTTCAGTTTCAATTATTTTTAAATCAATGAGTGAATATGCTGCAACTGTATAG
- the rhaD gene encoding rhamnulose-1-phosphate aldolase, whose protein sequence is MNILKNPFFEEAIDACRYFWEAGWGENHAGNLTYLLSDEQVQEIKEDEDVKKTAPTQIAMTFEAKELIGKYFLVTRAGAFFRTIHKHPEKDLGIVKVNEDSVDIIWGFENGTMRPTSEFPAHLLCHQARLKQNPENRLVMHCHPTHTIAMTFAHEIDEEKFTRTMWSLNSECVLVFPEGLGMLPWMVCGEGAIGPETARKMEKYRIVIWPYHGMFASGTSFEDTIGLIETVEKNAQVYMLNGGNIKNGLTEDQVKELAQVFGLWD, encoded by the coding sequence ATGAATATTTTGAAAAATCCATTTTTTGAAGAAGCGATCGATGCTTGTAGGTATTTCTGGGAAGCTGGATGGGGCGAGAACCATGCTGGAAACCTTACATATTTATTATCTGACGAACAAGTTCAGGAGATAAAAGAGGACGAAGATGTAAAAAAAACAGCACCAACACAAATTGCTATGACATTTGAAGCGAAAGAGTTAATTGGAAAGTACTTTTTAGTGACAAGAGCAGGAGCATTTTTCAGGACAATTCATAAACATCCAGAAAAAGATTTAGGAATTGTTAAAGTAAACGAGGATAGTGTAGATATTATTTGGGGATTTGAAAATGGGACCATGAGACCGACAAGTGAGTTCCCTGCACATTTATTATGTCATCAGGCAAGGCTGAAACAAAATCCAGAGAATCGATTGGTTATGCATTGTCATCCGACACATACAATCGCAATGACGTTTGCTCATGAAATTGATGAGGAGAAATTCACAAGAACTATGTGGAGCTTAAATTCGGAATGTGTACTAGTCTTCCCGGAAGGATTGGGTATGCTGCCGTGGATGGTATGTGGAGAAGGTGCGATCGGACCAGAAACTGCAAGAAAAATGGAAAAGTATCGAATTGTAATTTGGCCTTACCATGGAATGTTTGCAAGTGGCACATCTTTTGAAGATACAATTGGTTTAATAGAGACTGTTGAGAAAAACGCGCAGGTATATATGTTAAATGGCGGAAATATAAAAAACGGTTTAACAGAAGATCAGGTAAAGGAATTAGCCCAGGTATTTGGTCTATGGGATTGA
- the ilvD gene encoding dihydroxy-acid dehydratase: MRSDRIKKGDTKAPQRSLLYALGLTEEEMERPLIGIVSSKNEIVPGHRNLDKIEEAVKQGVALAGGVPIVFPAIAVCDGIAMGHEGMKYSLVTRELIADSTEAMACSHPFDGLVMIPNCDKNVPGLLMAAARLDIPSIFVSGGPMLAGTMDRHRISYSTVSEAVSRHQTGEITGEELKTCEQKACPTCGSCSGMFTANSMNCLTEVLGMGLPGNGTIPAVYSERIRLAKKAGMQIMELVEKDVKPSDLMTKKVFENALAVDMALGCSTNSMLHLPAVAHECGIHLDLAMANDISEKVPNLCHLAPAGEAYIEDLNEAGGIPAVMHELNKLGLIHTDPLTCTMKTVEENIRGKEIKNTDIIRTVDDPYSRTGGIAVLKGNLAPDGCVVKRSAVAEEMLHHKGRARVFDGEEDALKAIYSGIVVPGDVVVIRYEGPKGGPGMREMLNPTSAIMGSGLGDSVALITDGRFSGATRGAAIGHVSPEAAVGGTIALVQEGDLIEIDIPNHTVQLLADENEIKKRKAAWVPKEQKIQKGYLKRYARSVTSGSSGAVLD; encoded by the coding sequence ATGAGAAGTGACCGTATTAAGAAAGGTGATACGAAAGCCCCCCAGCGTTCTCTGCTGTACGCGCTGGGACTTACGGAGGAAGAGATGGAGAGACCGTTGATCGGAATTGTCAGTTCAAAGAATGAGATTGTTCCGGGACACCGGAACCTGGATAAGATCGAAGAGGCGGTAAAACAGGGAGTTGCCCTGGCAGGAGGCGTGCCGATTGTATTTCCGGCGATAGCAGTCTGTGACGGCATTGCCATGGGCCATGAGGGAATGAAGTATTCCCTGGTTACAAGAGAACTGATCGCGGATTCCACGGAGGCCATGGCCTGCTCCCATCCGTTTGACGGATTGGTTATGATCCCTAACTGCGATAAAAATGTTCCGGGGCTTTTAATGGCGGCGGCCCGGCTGGATATTCCTTCTATTTTTGTGAGCGGCGGCCCCATGCTGGCGGGAACGATGGATCGGCACCGGATCAGCTATTCTACTGTATCCGAAGCAGTGAGCAGACATCAGACAGGGGAGATCACGGGAGAAGAACTGAAAACTTGTGAACAGAAGGCCTGCCCTACCTGCGGTTCCTGTTCAGGTATGTTTACCGCCAACAGTATGAACTGTCTGACGGAAGTGCTGGGAATGGGGCTGCCGGGAAACGGGACCATACCGGCCGTTTACTCGGAAAGGATCAGGCTGGCAAAAAAAGCGGGCATGCAGATCATGGAGCTGGTAGAAAAAGATGTGAAACCTTCAGATCTTATGACGAAGAAAGTCTTTGAAAATGCCCTGGCTGTGGATATGGCTCTGGGGTGCAGCACAAACAGTATGCTCCATCTGCCGGCGGTTGCCCATGAGTGCGGGATTCATCTGGATCTGGCTATGGCAAATGACATCTCTGAGAAGGTACCGAACCTGTGTCACTTGGCGCCTGCCGGGGAAGCTTATATAGAAGATCTGAATGAAGCCGGGGGAATCCCGGCGGTCATGCATGAGTTAAACAAACTGGGCCTGATCCATACAGATCCGCTCACCTGTACCATGAAGACGGTTGAGGAAAATATCAGAGGAAAAGAGATCAAGAATACCGATATTATCCGGACGGTGGATGACCCGTACAGCAGGACCGGGGGAATTGCGGTATTGAAAGGGAATCTTGCACCGGATGGCTGCGTGGTCAAAAGGTCCGCGGTGGCGGAAGAAATGCTGCACCACAAGGGCAGGGCCAGGGTCTTCGACGGGGAGGAAGATGCTCTCAAAGCTATTTACTCAGGTATTGTTGTACCTGGAGATGTGGTAGTCATACGATATGAAGGTCCCAAAGGGGGACCGGGTATGAGAGAAATGCTGAATCCCACATCTGCCATTATGGGCAGCGGTTTGGGAGACAGTGTGGCATTGATCACGGACGGACGATTTTCCGGAGCTACAAGAGGCGCTGCCATCGGCCATGTGTCACCGGAAGCGGCGGTGGGAGGAACCATCGCGCTTGTACAGGAGGGAGATCTGATCGAAATCGATATCCCAAACCATACGGTCCAGCTGCTGGCAGATGAAAATGAGATCAAAAAACGAAAAGCTGCCTGGGTGCCAAAAGAACAAAAGATTCAAAAAGGGTATCTGAAAAGGTATGCAAGAAGTGTGACTTCGGGCAGCAGCGGAGCAGTATTAGATTAA
- a CDS encoding zinc-dependent alcohol dehydrogenase translates to MKTLVYSGPEKVEVQERPPAELKEGQVRIKVRYCGICGSDIGIFAGKHPRAKAPLVLGHEFVGTIEEIKGGSSKFKVGDRVAPYPLLSCGECFACRTGIPHVCRSLKLIGIDTDGGIAEYVNCDEDVLFKLDDGLSDRAAAVIEPLAVIIRTMHQADFQMLDTAAVIGAGPIGVLTGIVLKNAGASRIIISDVDRERLKICRDFGFETVNVLDQDLAEYVALQTGGTGVDVVFECSGSAPAAGQMTEICRIGGKICLTGVHKEPHAVNLQDVNFKEQTLVGSRVYTKREFGQAVQYAGRIADDLERVVTHIVDLKNADTVFELIRDPQESTLKVLVDCSVENED, encoded by the coding sequence ATGAAAACGTTAGTTTATTCCGGGCCAGAGAAGGTGGAAGTGCAGGAAAGACCCCCGGCAGAACTAAAAGAAGGGCAGGTCCGCATCAAGGTACGTTACTGCGGAATCTGCGGTTCTGACATTGGGATCTTTGCAGGCAAACATCCAAGAGCAAAGGCGCCGCTGGTGCTGGGGCATGAATTTGTCGGGACCATTGAGGAGATCAAGGGCGGTAGCAGCAAATTTAAGGTGGGTGACCGGGTGGCACCATACCCGCTTTTATCCTGCGGGGAATGTTTTGCCTGCCGCACTGGCATTCCGCATGTGTGCAGATCATTGAAGCTGATCGGGATTGATACGGACGGAGGGATCGCAGAGTATGTAAACTGTGATGAGGATGTGCTGTTTAAGCTTGATGATGGTCTCTCTGACCGAGCAGCGGCAGTGATAGAACCGCTGGCGGTCATCATCAGGACCATGCACCAGGCAGATTTTCAGATGCTTGATACAGCAGCAGTCATCGGGGCCGGACCCATCGGAGTGCTGACAGGAATCGTACTGAAAAACGCGGGTGCCTCCAGGATCATCATTTCCGATGTAGACCGGGAGCGGTTAAAGATCTGCAGGGATTTCGGTTTTGAGACGGTGAATGTTCTGGATCAGGACCTGGCAGAGTATGTGGCGCTGCAGACCGGCGGAACCGGTGTGGATGTTGTGTTTGAATGCAGCGGCTCTGCACCGGCGGCAGGGCAGATGACAGAGATCTGCAGGATCGGCGGGAAGATCTGTCTGACGGGAGTACATAAGGAGCCCCATGCGGTGAACCTTCAGGACGTAAATTTCAAGGAACAGACCTTGGTGGGAAGCCGTGTATATACAAAAAGAGAGTTTGGACAAGCGGTGCAATATGCCGGACGGATAGCGGATGATTTAGAAAGGGTCGTCACTCACATAGTGGATCTTAAAAATGCAGATACTGTATTTGAGCTGATCCGTGATCCGCAGGAGAGTACATTGAAGGTTCTGGTGGACTGCAGCGTGGAGAACGAAGATTGA
- a CDS encoding pyridoxal phosphate-dependent aminotransferase — MKKLSDATLLPQSGIRRMFDLAKNKEDTISFVLGEPDFDTPKNVIKAAQKALEEGQTHYTDNAGILPLRQAIARETKKYDHVAYNPENEILVCTGGMEALYLSMATLLDPGDEVLISDPCYANYYGQISMNHGVPVPVPVYEENGFNFTYEALSEAVTDKTKVILLNSPCNPTGAVAGRKVMEDIAKVALEHDLYVVYDAVYKHLLYEGEYVNIAALDGMKNRTIYIDSCSKTYAMTGWRIGYLAGPAEIVSLMPKLQENVPSCVTTFAQYGAVEAINNGQASIKEMYDQYAERRKVLLECIEKIGKISCRPPKGAFYAFINIKETGLGSTEFAEQLLEKEGVVVAPGSAFGEQGEGYIRISYATSVETIRKGMERIQKFVESL; from the coding sequence ATGAAGAAATTATCAGATGCGACGTTACTGCCCCAGTCAGGCATCAGGCGGATGTTTGATCTGGCGAAAAACAAAGAGGACACCATCAGCTTTGTTTTGGGAGAACCGGATTTTGATACACCGAAGAATGTCATCAAGGCGGCCCAGAAAGCACTGGAAGAAGGACAGACTCATTACACGGACAATGCAGGCATCCTGCCGCTGAGACAGGCCATAGCAAGAGAGACAAAAAAGTATGACCATGTGGCATACAATCCGGAAAATGAGATCCTTGTGTGTACAGGCGGAATGGAGGCGCTGTACCTAAGTATGGCAACGCTTCTGGACCCGGGGGACGAGGTGCTCATTTCTGATCCATGCTACGCAAATTACTACGGACAGATCAGTATGAACCACGGGGTACCTGTACCGGTTCCTGTATATGAGGAGAATGGTTTTAACTTTACCTATGAAGCACTGTCTGAGGCTGTCACGGATAAAACAAAGGTCATCTTGCTGAATTCGCCCTGCAATCCCACAGGAGCTGTGGCAGGCCGGAAGGTCATGGAAGATATTGCGAAAGTAGCACTGGAGCACGACCTGTATGTGGTTTACGACGCCGTATACAAACACCTGTTGTATGAAGGCGAGTATGTAAACATCGCAGCCCTGGACGGCATGAAGAACAGGACCATTTATATTGACTCCTGTTCAAAGACCTATGCAATGACAGGATGGAGAATCGGATATCTGGCAGGGCCGGCGGAGATCGTGAGCCTGATGCCCAAGCTTCAGGAAAACGTTCCGTCCTGTGTCACAACCTTTGCGCAGTACGGTGCGGTGGAGGCCATCAACAACGGGCAGGCATCCATAAAGGAAATGTATGACCAGTATGCAGAGAGAAGAAAGGTACTTCTGGAATGCATTGAAAAGATCGGAAAGATCTCGTGCAGACCTCCCAAAGGAGCCTTTTATGCCTTTATCAACATCAAGGAGACAGGACTCGGCTCCACAGAATTTGCGGAACAGCTGCTTGAAAAAGAGGGAGTTGTGGTAGCGCCGGGATCTGCCTTTGGAGAACAGGGTGAGGGTTACATCAGGATTTCCTATGCGACCTCAGTGGAGACAATAAGGAAAGGAATGGAACGGATTCAGAAGTTTGTAGAGAGTTTATAA
- a CDS encoding APC family permease, translating into MKNESNTQLKRSLGLSTVMLSVIGMVIGSGVFFKPQAVYTITGGAPGIGLLIWVFAGLITLFGGLTTAELAASIPKTGGLVSWVEKCFGQGLGYLLGWCESVVFWPANVGALGTIFSIQALKLIGVDSKFTIPFAIFMVFFLIVCNCLGANVGGMIGNVFTVAKLVPLAVIILMAFTSTQSSPENLTPFIHTGDSFIAIFATGMLTCMYAYDGWIHVGNAAGEMKNPKKDLPKAIVLGLSIVILVYAVINIGYLLVIPADQLANTATPAADVAAKLLGGNMGAKLITVGILIAVFGTLNSNIMMGMRIPYAMGVQNKLPFSKQFAYLHPKYATPVVSGIFLLAVTSVMIISGSYNSLTDMCMFVIWIFYTIAFYGVIKLRKDEPDLKRPYKTPCYPLVPILAILGGLFVVIITVFTQPVNALVGVGLTLLGLPIYLSRKDKFKDLSHLDEENEGTSDTD; encoded by the coding sequence ATGAAAAATGAATCAAATACACAGTTAAAAAGAAGCCTTGGACTGAGTACCGTTATGCTGTCTGTCATCGGTATGGTCATCGGCTCCGGAGTGTTCTTCAAGCCTCAGGCGGTCTATACGATCACAGGAGGTGCGCCCGGCATCGGACTGCTGATCTGGGTGTTCGCAGGACTGATTACACTGTTTGGAGGATTGACCACGGCAGAGCTTGCGGCATCCATTCCTAAAACAGGAGGGCTGGTGTCCTGGGTTGAGAAATGCTTTGGACAGGGCCTCGGATACCTGCTGGGCTGGTGTGAGTCGGTGGTCTTTTGGCCAGCGAACGTAGGGGCCTTGGGAACGATTTTTTCCATCCAGGCATTAAAGCTCATTGGAGTGGACAGCAAATTTACGATCCCGTTTGCAATCTTTATGGTGTTTTTCCTGATCGTATGTAACTGCCTGGGAGCAAATGTGGGAGGAATGATCGGAAACGTGTTTACAGTCGCGAAGCTTGTGCCGCTGGCCGTGATCATTCTCATGGCATTCACCTCCACGCAGAGCAGTCCGGAAAATTTGACACCGTTTATCCACACGGGGGATTCGTTCATAGCGATCTTTGCAACTGGAATGTTGACCTGTATGTATGCCTATGACGGATGGATTCACGTTGGAAATGCTGCCGGGGAAATGAAGAATCCGAAAAAGGATCTTCCGAAAGCCATCGTGCTGGGATTGAGCATTGTCATCCTCGTATACGCAGTCATCAACATCGGATACCTTCTCGTGATACCGGCAGACCAGCTGGCCAACACAGCGACACCGGCAGCGGATGTTGCAGCTAAACTTCTGGGCGGAAACATGGGAGCTAAACTCATCACTGTGGGAATCCTGATTGCGGTATTCGGTACTCTAAACAGCAATATTATGATGGGAATGAGGATTCCATACGCCATGGGTGTGCAGAATAAGCTGCCATTCAGCAAGCAGTTTGCCTATCTTCATCCCAAATATGCGACTCCGGTAGTCAGCGGTATCTTCTTATTGGCAGTCACATCAGTGATGATCATTTCAGGGTCCTATAATTCGCTCACTGATATGTGTATGTTTGTCATCTGGATTTTCTATACCATCGCCTTTTATGGAGTGATCAAGTTGAGGAAGGATGAACCGGACCTGAAACGGCCATACAAGACGCCATGTTACCCATTGGTTCCGATTCTGGCTATTTTAGGCGGACTGTTTGTAGTAATCATCACCGTTTTCACCCAGCCGGTCAACGCATTAGTAGGCGTAGGGCTGACGCTCCTGGGGCTTCCGATCTATCTGTCCAGAAAGGATAAGTTTAAGGATCTGAGCCATTTGGATGAGGAGAATGAGGGGACATCAGATACTGACTGA
- a CDS encoding IclR family transcriptional regulator, producing the protein MAKETVQSVERAFQIIELMARNETMGIREIHHETGLTVTVVHRIMNTLVELGYAKQEKETEKYFLTYRLLVMGNYVQERNNVIRLVHPYLKQLSDECKETVHFVQRAGNKIRYIDKVLPAANIFATGSYIGLELEMSSTAVGKAILAELPEEEVREIWDQSDNIIFTPKTIQNLEQLLKELEQARETGFAYDWEEREAGLFCVGTSIPDYKGTYNYGISISAPITRAEEENLNRIQERLRETKRTVSELISGK; encoded by the coding sequence ATGGCGAAAGAAACAGTACAGTCTGTAGAGCGGGCATTTCAGATCATAGAATTGATGGCAAGAAATGAAACAATGGGCATCCGGGAGATTCATCATGAGACGGGACTTACCGTGACTGTGGTCCACAGGATCATGAATACGCTGGTGGAACTCGGATATGCAAAGCAGGAAAAGGAAACAGAAAAGTATTTTCTAACTTACCGGTTGCTTGTAATGGGCAACTATGTGCAGGAGAGAAACAATGTCATTCGTTTGGTGCATCCTTATTTGAAGCAGCTTTCAGATGAATGTAAAGAGACCGTGCATTTTGTTCAGAGAGCGGGAAATAAGATCCGTTATATCGACAAAGTGCTTCCAGCGGCAAATATTTTTGCCACAGGGTCCTACATAGGGCTGGAACTTGAAATGTCTAGTACAGCAGTGGGCAAGGCGATCCTTGCGGAGCTTCCGGAGGAGGAAGTCCGGGAGATCTGGGATCAGAGCGACAATATCATCTTTACGCCCAAGACGATCCAGAATCTGGAGCAGCTTTTAAAAGAGCTGGAACAGGCAAGGGAGACAGGGTTTGCCTACGACTGGGAAGAACGGGAAGCAGGTTTGTTTTGTGTCGGCACGAGCATTCCGGATTATAAGGGAACTTATAATTATGGGATCAGCATATCAGCGCCGATCACCAGGGCAGAGGAAGAGAATTTGAACCGGATCCAGGAAAGACTTCGGGAGACAAAGCGGACCGTGTCAGAGCTGATTAGCGGAAAATAA
- a CDS encoding SDR family oxidoreductase, which yields MEYFDLTGKRAIVTGAAGGLCLGMAEGLMEAGASVCIIDINPKAEETTLKMREKGFKCSYVIANIADEKEREQAFLEAVKELGGTLDIIVNGAGVQRRHNSEDFPLKDWNFVLDVNLTAVFSLCQMAAKQFIAQQTKGKIINIASMLSFFGGYTVPAYAASKGAVAQITKAFCNEWASKDINVNALAPGYMATEMNTALLDPKNPRNKEITDRIPAHRWGTGEDMKGPCVFLASSASDYLNGAVIPVDGGYLVR from the coding sequence ATGGAATATTTTGATTTGACTGGAAAACGTGCCATCGTAACCGGGGCGGCAGGAGGCCTCTGTCTTGGAATGGCAGAAGGGCTTATGGAGGCGGGAGCTTCTGTGTGTATCATAGATATTAATCCGAAGGCTGAAGAAACCACCCTTAAAATGAGGGAAAAGGGATTCAAATGCAGCTATGTGATCGCAAATATCGCAGATGAAAAGGAAAGGGAACAGGCATTTTTAGAGGCCGTAAAGGAACTTGGAGGCACGCTGGACATTATCGTCAATGGAGCGGGAGTCCAGAGACGCCATAATAGTGAGGATTTTCCTCTGAAGGACTGGAATTTTGTACTGGATGTGAATCTGACTGCGGTGTTCAGTCTGTGCCAGATGGCGGCGAAGCAGTTTATAGCACAGCAGACGAAGGGAAAGATCATCAACATCGCATCCATGCTCTCCTTTTTCGGAGGATATACGGTGCCGGCTTATGCCGCTTCAAAGGGGGCAGTCGCGCAGATCACGAAAGCGTTCTGTAATGAATGGGCGTCAAAGGATATCAATGTCAACGCTCTGGCACCGGGTTATATGGCCACAGAGATGAATACGGCACTACTGGATCCCAAGAACCCGAGGAACAAAGAGATAACAGACAGGATCCCGGCCCACAGGTGGGGAACCGGGGAGGATATGAAGGGACCGTGTGTGTTTCTGGCATCTTCTGCATCTGATTATCTGAACGGCGCAGTGATCCCCGTAGACGGTGGATACCTGGTGAGATAG